The following coding sequences lie in one Glycine soja cultivar W05 chromosome 16, ASM419377v2, whole genome shotgun sequence genomic window:
- the LOC114390590 gene encoding methylecgonone reductase-like, with amino-acid sequence MEAKKIPEVILNSGKKMPVIGLGTASIPLPSHEALTSILIDAFEVGYRHFDTASLYESEESLGKAVAKALELGLINSREELFITSKLWSTDAHPDLVVPALKTSLQKLGLEYVDLYLIHWPVRLKPEAKGYHNILKENVLPSFDMKGIWEAMEECYRLGLAKSIGVSNFGIKKLSQLLENATIPPAVNQVEMSPAWQQGKLKEFCKQKGIHVSAWSPLGAYKSAHGTNAVMESPILKEIACERQKSMAQIALRWIYEQGAIAIVKSFNKERMKQNLDIFDWELSQEESQKFSQIPQRRMYRGITFVSENGPYKTLEELWD; translated from the exons ATGGAAGCAAAGAAAATCCCAGAAGTGATACTAAACTCAGGGAAAAAGATGCCAGTGATAGGCCTAGGAACCGCATCAATTCCTCTTCCATCACATGAAGCTCTCACCTCCATCCTTATTGATGCCTTTGAGGTTGGCTACAGACACTTTGATACTGCTTCTCTGTATGAAAGTGAGGAGTCTCTAGGCAAAGCTGTGGCAAAGGCCTTAGAGCTAGGCCTCATAAATAGCAGAGAGGAATTATTCATCACATCAAAACTATGGTCCACTGATGCTCATCCTGACCTTGTTGTTCCAGCTCTTAAGACCTCCCTGCA GAAGTTGGGATTGGAGTATGTAGATCTCTATTTGATTCATTGGCCAGTGAGGCTGAAACCTGAAGCCAAAGGGTACCATAATATATTAAAGGAGAATGTGCTTCCCTCCTTTGACATGAAAGGAATATGGGAGGCTATGGAAGAGTGTTACAGATTGGGCTTAGCCAAGTCTATTGGTGTTAGCAACTTCGGCATCAAAAAGCTAAGCCAGCTCCTGGAAAATGCAACCATCCCTCCTGCTGTCAATCAG GTGGAAATGAGCCCAGCATGGCAGCAGGGGAAACTCAAAGAATTCTGCAAGCAGAAAGGAATTCATGTGAGTGCATGGTCACCACTAGGAGCTTACAAAAGTGCTCATGGTACAAATGCAGTTATGGAGAGCCCAATCCTTAAGGAAATTGCTTGTGAACGACAGAAGAGCATGGCTCAG ATTGCACTAAGATGGATATATGAGCAAGGGGCAATTGCAATTGTGAAAAGCTTCAACAAGGAGAGGATGAAACAAAACCTTGACATATTTGACTGGGAACTGAGCCAAGAGGAATCACAGAAATTCAGCCAGATTCCGCAGCGTAGGATGTATCGCGGAATAACTTTTGTATCAGAAAATGGGCCTTACAAGACCTTGGAAGAGCTTTGGGATTGA
- the LOC114390951 gene encoding methylecgonone reductase-like — MAGKKIPDVLLNSGHKMPVIGMGTSVENRPSNETLASIYVEAIEVGYRHFDTAAVYGTEEAIGLAVAEAIDKGLIKSRDEVFITSKPWNTDAHRDLIVPALKTTLKKLGTEYVDLYLIHWPVRLRHDLENPTVFTKEDVLPFDIEGTWKAMEECYKLGIAKSIGICNYGIKKLTKLLEIATIPPAVNQVEMNPSWQQGKLREFCKQKGIHVSAWSALGAYKIFWGSGAVMENPILQDIAKAKGKTIAQVALRWVYQQGSSAMAKSTNSERMKQNLDIFDFVLSEEDLERISQVPQRRQYTGDIWLSENGSCKTLEELWDGDV; from the exons atggCAGGAAAGAAAATCCCAGATGTGTTGCTGAATTCAGGACACAAAATGCCAGTTATAGGCATGGGAACTTCAGTGGAGAATCGTCCATCAAATGAGACCCTTGCTTCTATCTATGTTGAAGCCATTGAGGTGGGTTACCGTCATTTTGACACTGCTGCAGTGTATGGAACAGAGGAAGCCATAGGCCTAGCCGTGGCCGAAGCCATAGACAAAGGCCTTATAAAGAGTAGAGATGAAGTTTTCATCACTTCAAAGCCTTGGAACACAGATGCACACCGTGACCTTATTGTCCCAGCTCTTAAGACCACATTAAA GAAGCTGGGGACGGAGTATGTGGATCTTTATCTGATTCATTGGCCAGTGAGGCTGAGACATGATCTTGAAAATCCTACTGTTTTTACCAAGGAAGATGTGCTGCCCTTTGATATAGAAGGGACATGGAAAGCTATGGAAGAGTGTTACAAGTTGGGAATAGCAAAGTCCATTGGCATATGCAATTATGGTATCAAAAAACTCACTAAACTCTTGGAAATAGCCACCATTCCTCCTGCAGTCAATCAG GTGGAAATGAACCCATCTTGGCAGCAAGGGAAACTCAGGGAGTTCTGCAAGCAGAAAGGAATTCATGTTAGTGCTTGGTCAGCTCTTGGTGCTTATAAGATATTTTGGGGCTCTGGAGCTGTCATGGAGAATCCAATCCTCCAAGACATAGCAAAGGCAAAAGGGAAGACCATAGCTCAG GTTGCACTTAGATGGGTGTACCAACAAGGGTCAAGTGCCATGGCTAAAAGCACCAACAGCGAGAGGATGAAGCAGAACCTGGACATATTTGATTTTGTGCTGAGTGAAGAGGATTTAGAGAGGATCAGTCAGGTTCCACAACGCAGGCAATACACAGGGGACATATGGCTATCTGAAAATGGGTCTTGCAAGACCTTGGAAGAACTTTGGGATGGAGACGTTTAA
- the LOC114388944 gene encoding CASP-like protein 4D1 isoform X1, with amino-acid sequence MVAKRVANSILVLRIVALVTAAATMALLVNDNYKFDNGGELKYQDFTSYSLVVAIAAIACAYCIVQLPFAIYYAIRRKRLISNGFFPEFDFYGDKVTSLLLAAGIGAGFALSVELKKFIDDQITSSDDFSSTYAKILIRGLIASAFLSVTFLSMAILSVISSNNRSKMQPNSY; translated from the exons ATGGTGGCCAAACGTGTGGCTAACTCAATACTTGTGCTGAGGATAGTTGCTCTTGTAACCGCGGCTGCAACTATGGCTTTACTGGTTAATGACAACTACAAATTTGATAATGGTGGAGAGCTGAAATATCAAGATTTCACTTCATACAG CCTTGTGGTAGCTATTGCAGCAATTGCCTGTGCATATTGTATAGTGCAGCTTCCTTTTGCCATATATTATGCGATACGACGGAAGAGGTTGATAAGCAATGGATTCTTTCCAGAATTTGACTTCTATGGAGACAAG GTAACTAGTTTGCTTCTGGCCGCAGGCATTGGTGCTGGTTTTGCATTGTCTGTGGAATTAAAAAAGTTCATCGACGACCAGATTACAAGTTCGGATGATTTTAGTTCCACATATGCCAAGATTTTAATTCGAGGGTTGATTGCTTCTGCTTTTCTTTCGGTCACATTCCTCTCCATGGCTATCCTTTCAGTAATTTCCTCCAATAACCGAAGCAAAATGCAACCCAACTCCTACTAA
- the LOC114388944 gene encoding CASP-like protein 4D1 isoform X2 translates to MVAKRVANSILVLRIVALVTAAATMALLVNDNYKFDNGGELKYQDFTSYSLVVAIAAIACAYCIVQLPFAIYYAIRRKRLISNGFFPEFDFYGDKALVLVLHCLWN, encoded by the exons ATGGTGGCCAAACGTGTGGCTAACTCAATACTTGTGCTGAGGATAGTTGCTCTTGTAACCGCGGCTGCAACTATGGCTTTACTGGTTAATGACAACTACAAATTTGATAATGGTGGAGAGCTGAAATATCAAGATTTCACTTCATACAG CCTTGTGGTAGCTATTGCAGCAATTGCCTGTGCATATTGTATAGTGCAGCTTCCTTTTGCCATATATTATGCGATACGACGGAAGAGGTTGATAAGCAATGGATTCTTTCCAGAATTTGACTTCTATGGAGACAAG GCATTGGTGCTGGTTTTGCATTGTCTGTGGAATTAA
- the LOC114390527 gene encoding probable WRKY transcription factor 70: MDDRKVLEELVKGREFANQLRQVMINGKDNDSPFVRSLAKNVLRSFTNTLFLLDKYPSYEVSPSTKSEDSQESCKSFNSKNKRGCYKRKRNTQEREEVSQTPKLDGHQWRKYGQKEILNAKYSRNYYRCTHKYDQNCQAIKQVQRIQEDPPLYKTTYLGHHTCNDFLNSAIILDSNNDPSDTSILLSFNNTFPTPTKQECPFLSSFPSPSSGKKEEVIPSSSPPETSLDDSSRHNNVTLPPPDFWDVMFDSVDLDDVNLLLDCDD, from the exons ATGGATGATAGAAAGGTATTGGAGGAGCTTGTGAAAGGGCGTGAGTTTGCTAATCAACTTCGACAAGTGATGattaatggaaaagataatgattCACCATTTGTTCGAAGTCTTGCCAAGAACGTGCTCAGATCCTTCACCAACACGCTCTTCCTCTTGGACAAGTATCCCTCTTACGAGGTTTCTCCCAGTACTAAATCTGAGGACTCTCAAGAAAGTTGCAAGAGTTTTAACAGTAAGAACAAAAGAGGCTGCTACAAGAGAAA AAGAAATACACAAGAACGGGAGGAGGTGTCTCAAACTCCAAAACTGGATGGCCACCAATGGAGAAAGTATGGCCAAAAAGAGATCCTCAATGCTAAGTACTCAAG GAACTACTACAGGTGCACTCACAAGTATGATCAGAATTGTCAAGCAATAAAACAAGTGCAAAGAATTCAAGAGGATCCTCCCTTGTACAAGACCACCTATTTGGGCCACCACACATGCAATGACTTTCTAAACTCTGCAATCATACTTGATTCCAATAATGATCCTTCGGACACTTCCATATTGCTAAGCTTTAACAACACCTTCCCTACTCCAACCAAACAAGAGTGCCCCTTTTTATCATCTTTTCCCTCACCATCATCAGGGAAAAAAGAGGAGGTGATTCCCTCTTCTTCCCCACCAGAAACCTCCTTAGATGATTCTTCAAGGCATAATAATGTCACTCTACCACCACCTGATTTCTGGGATGTTATGTTTGATTCTGTTGACCTTGATGATGTCAACCTTTTGTTGGATTGTGATGACTAA